Genomic segment of Carassius carassius chromosome 19, fCarCar2.1, whole genome shotgun sequence:
agtTTAGCTTGATATTTTCAGGCTTTTAATTAATACTTGTGCAAGATTACTGGAACTTGAACTAGAGTAAATGCTGACGATGAAGTaaatatttttgtcataaaaTCTGGGGGGTACTTTTCCCTTTCATATTGCAATTGTAAGTCTCGTTCCACCATGTGCCTCAGCATGTTCCTAAATTACGAAAGGCCATTAAGTacaatcttttattttttggtctAGACATATACAGCTTAAGATTCAGTTATACGAGAGTCCATTGTTTTaacgtttttaataataataataaaaagactcAAAATGGTTCAAAGTAGTTGTTTATCTATTAGTATGTACTGAAAAGCATGGTCCTCAATTTCATGCACTTGGGAGTCATTTGTAGGACCATAACACTGTAATTAGTTTTTGTTGGAAGACTGTTACACTCTTTACCAGGATAAACACCAattgattttattacatttaccttaataatgtatttctgatgccTTTTACtgtttgttatgtctgtatatgatggtatatgctgttttttttacttaGTTTTGAAAATGTCACCGACTTGGCAATGGCTTGGGTGTTTGTCCTGTCATACATAAATAACAGCCAtaacatgtcattaaaaaaaattttctttaattttgtGTTATGTCCTTTtaccctttttttaaaaaaaaaaaagcgaaacTGTATTTTAGTCGCAAAATTGTAAGTGTTCTGACTTTCAGCCCACATGCCTCTTGAGTTTTATGCATTCATCCATTTTCAAAAGATGACTCAGTGTTCATCTTGTATGCTGGTATTGCAGTAATGACGCAAGTCGAGGACTTTTCAAGATGATGTCTCTTTTTTTGCCTTGAAATAGTTTCTGTGAGTCTCGAATTCCTGGCTGTCTCAATGTAAACCATTGTTCCCACTTGCATGTGGAGTTATTCAACATCAAGGTCAAGCTGGCAGAGTTGATAGAAATATCTACAGTCCCCAGTGACTCATGCACATCTCCACCAACATATCCCTTAACTAGCTTATTGTCAGTTAATGTCAAAATACTAGttaatgtcaaaataataaattaaaaaatatcattCTCTCTCACATTGGCTGTTAATTACATCTGTGGCTGATCGGTGCAGGATCTGACCACGTCATTGGTAAGCAAGACTTCTGTTCAGACGCAGACTTTCCCCGTGTTGAAGCTGATAACCTTGACTTGTTTTAGATTCATTAAAGCTGTTGACATCTTGAGAGGACTGGGTCCTGAATAAGTCTCTCTATGTTCATAAATGGGTGGAACCATCTCAGATACTGTCCTGTCTGTCTTAgcgttttttgtttatttttatagaagAGCTACAGGGAGACTAGCAGGAAAGATCTACAACACACAGTTTTGGCTTCTTTTCCATTAAACTGAAACTTCCTATTACCACCAAAAACTATAAGGTATGtctgttatatttatattatatacctTTCTCACTTGCTTAGATACCAATATCAGTTTGTATCTGTATATTGTATACtggactgctttgttttgacaaaaaataaataaataatatatatatataagtattccTAAAAAAATAACCAAATGATGGATTccatatctgtatttatatattgagTTCAGTATCTATATCAATAGTGGGAAAAATGCTAGAGCAGAACTACacagatatccacgctctgctGGTATCCTGGTTGCAGCACTACATTAATGAGACATGGGTGGTGGGAGCAGCTCCGTATACACCACCACATCATCCACCTGTGCATCTGAGTGGAGCTCCGGTCCCTGATAAAGGTCACGGCATGATCTACATCTGTCTGATGGTGGGACTCTTCAGTTTCTTTACCTTTGGCATTATGTTCAGCTATATTCGCTCAAAGAAGGTGGAGAACTCACAGGATCCATATCATCAGTATATAGCTAAAGACTGGGCTAGTATAGCCCCTCCTGTGGTCATCAGCAACCCAGCTGCCCTCGGACACCTTCCGGGCTACAGTGGAAGAGAGCAGGAGCTGATTACAGCCCGTGACAGAGTTTGatgaaaacatattaaaaaaaaaaaaaaaaaaagtgtcacagtTGTTCATTatgtcaaaaataaatgaaacaagttCAGTTTGGTTTTATAAATGCCACCGGGTCGTCTTATTTGCAGGTATATGTCTAGAACACAATGTCCAAACAAACACAGATTTTGTAGATCAGTGTGTTAACCCTTTTGCcatttgttataatgatcatgtTCAATTGGCATTTATAAGGTCATGGAATGTTTGAGATGTCTAATCGCATTTTCCAAGAATACCTTACATGCTTGATCATGAATGACTGGCATGACAACtccacagaaacaaaataattactGTCCTTCAGAGACTTTGGACAAAATTCCCTAGAGTCACTTTTTTATTTAAggaatttgttattaaaatgatttgGAAGTAAATTCCTTTTTATTAAGTGATTTTAGGGCTCTTTGGGACAAATTATGCAGTGTCAAAAGGGCAAAGCCTCCTTATTActaatttacattaatatttatctgccaaataatgttaatgttaatattaaagaTATAATTCaccctgaaataaaaaaagaaaataaataattttatacgtTTTTTGTACATATCTCCATCTCCACATTTATCAGAacaaatctttttaaaattgGTAATAATGAGTGATTCTTGAGCACGAAATAagcatataaataatatctgaAGCATTATGTTACActaaatactggagtaatgactgatgaaatttcagctttgccatcacaagaatcagttatatatatcagaatcagtatatatatatatatattgtaagggtcatcgaaagggggtttcccgatgtcgctgattggctggaagttcagtagtcgctgaagtgacgtcttgggaagcccgtggttgtgtggctggttgaagttgaatgggcactcgaggtcagacgtcTGAGACttgacgttacaaaacttaactcagaacatgaaactctcaaaaggaaaagaaaagaagtaaagaagcacgctggaaccgcgctcaaagaacaatgatgactaacagcatggctaaaagctaaagctaagaagcaaagctacaagctaaaagcaaactaaaagcatactaaaagctggcatgactgatagcaaaagtaaaactaaaaagctaaaaacagacatgactaatagcagaagcatagctaaaaactaaaagccaGATTtcatggtgtcctgagtatttaaactggcctgttggccacacctcaaatgttgtcttgaccaatcagatattgtcttggctggGGGTATCATAAaccatatgttatcttatcaagcatgtggtccgaattcccccccaccccccttaggaatttcagtttggttctgctaggtgggggaagtgtttaaggatatggtgtataactctcatgggtttacatgtgatgtccagcgttgcatctcaattacgaaaaaacaaatttgacaatctcttctccgaattgaaattgtcaataagtgttctagtggtgttaatgttgaaagctgttctgtgtaaGAGTTGGTAATATGAGAATGTTATACAAgaataattatacaattataattatacaatataatatatatacacacacacacacacacacattaaaatagaaatgtaatttgtaataatatttatgtaataaaaaaatttgaaattaataaatatttttatgcataGATAGATATTTCCTTTAtagtaaaaacatgaaaaaatgtatacatcaacattgtgttatatttatttattaattattgtctTTACTTTTCTGCTAGTTTTTAATAACGCAAAATAATTGTTTCatactgtattacagtaatgaTAAAAAGAAGGAAGGGGCAAAATAATCGTAATCACACTAATAACAGGCCAACATGTAAAATACAACTCATTTTATTGCAGTCTCATTTAAGAAGATTCTGCATCCATGTGATGAGGCCTTGTCTGGTGTTCTGAGATGTTCTTGCTGTCTCCATCTGCTCcttttgctttctttctttttctctttccttcTCCTGCCTGAGCAGCTTGTCAGTTTCCAGTATCTTCTCCAGCTCTCTCTTCAGGCTGTAATGCACCATCTGCCTGCTCATGAGAGGCACAATCAGGTTGAAATTGTCCACTTTCTTGTTGAGTTTCCCCAGTTCATCAGCAAACGCAGCGCAGTGCTCCTTCCACTGGAGAGTTTCTGAGTGTCTCATGGGTTCTCCCAGCCTTGCCCTGACCTCCTGCAACCTCATCCTCATTTTTGCAATGGTTTCCCTGATCTCCTTCTGAGCCACGATCCATTCAGGCTGGTAACCGTTGTCGATAAGGATTCTGTTAAGGTTGTGCGTCATGGGGTCCATATACGGGTTGTGATCAAACTTGTTGAGTGGTTTGCCAGTGCCACTGAGGTTTTGGAAGTCTCCACGGGCCATCGACTCCTGGATGAGGTCCTCAACCAGCCTCTCCACTGCCTGAGTGATTTTTATCTGCTTGCTGCGCAAACGTGCATCTCGTGTCACCATGGCTCCTTCATCTGCTGCCGATTTCTCCATCTCCTTCTGTCGATACTCCAGAACCTGGTCAGTGGCGCGTTCTACACGAAACTGTCGGTACTGTCGTTCTCTTTGGCTCGGAGTGCCAGAACCAATGCCTTCAAAACTGAGGTAATGTCTATGTTGAGGTGCATTTCTTTTCATTtgatcttcctcttcttcctccatcGATTGGGTATACTGTGAAGCTGACTTTTGTCGGGCAAGGTGGGCTAGAACAGCCCGATAGGCCTCCTCTATCTGGGAAAATAGAGCAGCATCTGCTGTTGGAGCTCCAGAATCTGGATGGTAGAGCTTGGCCATGTGAAGGTAAGCCTCCTTGACCTCTGCAGCATTGCTGTCTCCATCATCAGGCAACTGCAGTATACGGTAACTCTCTCTCAAGCTGCGGCTGATAGATCCAGAACTGAGAGCTCGCAGGCTGAGGGAACAGTACAGAGGCAGGAGAGATCTGCGGAGGTCCCCGCTGTGCAATCGTAACAACATCCAGCAGCTCATTGTGTGTATATCAATCCAGCACCTAAATATACGGAAATTATGAAATAATGCTAAACTGATTTGAACAACCACTTTTAGGTATATAAAGTGAATGATTCTTGTGCATGAGCTGCTTAAGAAATAAATTTCAAAAACCAGTAAATATCCTATACacctttaatgtttattttattttattttatttttagaatttgaACTTATCAAACCTTGttataaaaactgtaatacttaaaagaaaaagaaattttattttactttataattcTTTTGAgctagatagataaataaataaattttttattatttatttatttttaagctcCAGGTTTGATGTGCTTTATAGCACTGCACAATTtggtaaaatacataaatactttttcactgtaaaaaaaagaaaagaaaggtgtTTAAGAAAATAACTTTATTCTCCAGTACAACTGTAAAAATTACAACAATATTATAGAAAACATGTAGGCCTACACCTTTGtatcttatttacccctaaaggtGCCTATAAGGTACTTATTAGTATCTGAATTGTAGATATTTGtcacagtgacagcttttgtaccttttttgttttttctcagaGTGTGGCTATGGTGTCTTCAAAAttatcaagcttttattttggcagagaAATTGTCAATCAAATTAGGGCTGGTTTATGTTACAATTCATGTAGGTTTAGGACTTGCAAGATATTTGCTACGTCAGATCTTACAAAGCTTTGTCAACAATGTTATAATGCAGTGTTTCTAGATAATATATACACCATACACCTCCAGTGATATTGTCAAGTTTGTTGTAGCATAAAAGCTAATGTTCAAAACTAGCCTGCATATCAAATATGAACACTTACGATAGTGAAATCTAAATACAACACGAACAATATATAGCAAGGACATACCTCACTGATTTAGCTCGGATGTCTCCACTCCAGAGTGGGTTAGGTCAGCATGTCTTTGTGTTTTGAATGACACCGTTTTGAACGTGCACTGGGGTTTGTTGTTATATATTAATGTCGAACAGAATGCGGGGAAATGTAGTCAGTGTTTTCAGGGCAAAGCACGGTACAGAATTGGTCCTGTAGGTGGCGACAAATCTCAACAGCCACATTACAGGAACATTTATAACTTAGGCTTCTTTCTCCttaaaatacaatttgaaaattCACTATTTTATCAACTTGCTGCTATCCTCCTTGTGCACAGTCTGGTTAAAGTCTGGAAGTTGTGTGAGACTTGCTacgagagtatatatatatatatatatatatatatatatatatatatatatatatataattttagagtTCAAAGTTTTCTCCACCTAATTGCATAAATAAgttatatttatgattttaattatggTATTGCAATCAATTAGGTATACCCAAAAGACATTAGTTCACTTgataatttcacacacacacacaaacacacacacacacacacacacaccacacacacacacacacacacacacacacacacacacacacatatatatatatatatatatatatatatatatatatatatatatatatatatatatatatatatatatatatatatatatatatatatatatatatatatatatatatatatatataatggcttCTATTTGATGTTGTTTCTGAAACCAGCTTATATTAATTAGATATATTCAGACTGATATAAATACACATTGTAGAAAGACATTAGTGGGATCCATCTGCATGTTTGTATATTCCACTATCTACATTGCtagattaaaataaaacagatgtTTACATTCAAATTTCTCTGAGTGTGATCTGTCATGTGAGTAAGCAATTGGTGAACTCATTTGCTCAGAGGACCATGAGAGCTTTTTAGCATCTCAGAAATCAATATTGTGAGATCAATGGGTCTCTGCTGAAGTGCTTT
This window contains:
- the LOC132094772 gene encoding uncharacterized protein LOC132094772 — encoded protein: MLEQNYTDIHALLVSWLQHYINETWVVGAAPYTPPHHPPVHLSGAPVPDKGHGMIYICLMVGLFSFFTFGIMFSYIRSKKVENSQDPYHQYIAKDWASIAPPVVISNPAALGHLPGYSGREQELITARDRV
- the LOC132094773 gene encoding dnaJ homolog subfamily C member 28-like — encoded protein: MSCWMLLRLHSGDLRRSLLPLYCSLSLRALSSGSISRSLRESYRILQLPDDGDSNAAEVKEAYLHMAKLYHPDSGAPTADAALFSQIEEAYRAVLAHLARQKSASQYTQSMEEEEEDQMKRNAPQHRHYLSFEGIGSGTPSQRERQYRQFRVERATDQVLEYRQKEMEKSAADEGAMVTRDARLRSKQIKITQAVERLVEDLIQESMARGDFQNLSGTGKPLNKFDHNPYMDPMTHNLNRILIDNGYQPEWIVAQKEIRETIAKMRMRLQEVRARLGEPMRHSETLQWKEHCAAFADELGKLNKKVDNFNLIVPLMSRQMVHYSLKRELEKILETDKLLRQEKEREKERKQKEQMETARTSQNTRQGLITWMQNLLK